ATATTGACTCAAAGTTTTGTTGGAGCAGCAGCGCAAAGTATGATGCAGCTAGCGGAAAGAAGAAACGATACCGAATTATACGAATATTTGAAGACCAGACTTGAAGTACTAAAGGATGGGGTTGATAAACATTTGACAAGGGTGGTTGACGGGAAAAAAGTGTATTTGGAGATGCGTCTGCCTGATGGCAACTGGGGACAGCCTTTCACGGGAATGGGATGGCTGTGTTACGGTCCGGTTGCAGCCCAATGGGAACCTCTCGATCGTCAGGTTTTAAGAAATACCATCAATTTACTCAAAAAAACACTTTTCATCCATGACGAATTGGATAACAACCTCAAATATTTAGCCGCTGAATACGATGAAAAAGGCTCTGTTACCAAACTTGTTATAGGAAAAGCCATCGGGTGGGATATTGAGTATTGCAGACAGGAAGGAGAGTATGATAAAATACTGGAGTGGTTTAAATTTTTAAACAAATACCATGCAGATAAGCCGATTTACGTGGAAAGCATGTTTTTTAAAGGTGGAAAATGGGTGCAGGCTGATTGCGGAAATGGCGAACAATCTGTGTGGTGGTGTTTTGCCATTGCCAGATTAAGAAAAGATCTGGGGTTACCGGCAGTAAATTAAATTTGGCCTAATAAAAAATTACTTTTGCTATGGCATTCTAAGAAGCTGTTTAAATTTCTTACACAGAGAATTTATTACTCCACAATTAAACTAAAAATGGCTTTGAAATTCTCGCTTTAGTTAAAATACGCTTGAGGAAACAATGAGTTACACAGAGAGAAAAATCGCTAGCGATTTTCCAACTCTGTGTAACTCCGGGGTTTCTCTCATGAAAACACATAATTGCAGAAATTTCTATTAACCCTATATTTTCGATTAATAGACAATTATTCTCTGTGTAATATTTTTAAACAGTCTCTAATATTTTTGGCGATGGATGTACTAACACGGATAACGGGACTAATCGTTGCAACAATCGGGGTTCAGATGGTTTTTACCGGCATAACTAATTTTATTGGGACTTTGGTGAAATAAGATTATATTACACCAAATTTCAACAAAGAAGTATGGGTCTGTATTTTACAGAAACAGGTCATAATTTTTCAGACGAGCTATTCATTTTTGAGCGTATGGCTGAGGGAGATCAGCGTGCCTTGCGTTACTTCTTTGACAAGTATTACGATAGTTTGTGCAATTATGTTAATCTATATATCAGAAACAGATCTGTTTCTGAGGATCTTGTACAGGATATATTTATCTACTTTTGGGAGAAGAGGGGAAATCTTAAACTGGAAACTTCTGTTAAATCCTACTTGTTCAGGGCTTCCCGCAACAAATACCTAAACTATTTTCGTGACGAAAAATGCCATCACACGATCGAAATGGAAGTCAGTTCGAAGAGTGAAATTTATGCCAATTCCAACGACAATACATTAGATTTAAAGCAATTGGAAGAGGTTATCAATACCTCGATAAACAACCTTGCTCCCCGCTGCCGTGAGGTTTACCTTCTTCACAAAAATGACGATCTGAGCTACAAAGAGATTGCTTTCAAAATGAACCTTTCAGTTAAAACAGTTGAAAATCAAATGACAATTGCCCTGAAAAAATTGCGTGAGCAACTCGCCCCTTATTACGAACAGATTTTTGTGTTGATCCTGATTGCAGTGTTTGTCAAATAAGGTGGTAAGAATAGATTGATGGTTTATACCAACCCATTAAAAAGGGAATTCTTCCGATTAATTTCGAATCCCTCTTCCGTCCATTTGCCTTTTTTTTGCATTTAACCAATTTTTTTAGGATTCTCTTTGGG
This window of the Lentimicrobiaceae bacterium genome carries:
- a CDS encoding RNA polymerase sigma-70 factor, which gives rise to MGLYFTETGHNFSDELFIFERMAEGDQRALRYFFDKYYDSLCNYVNLYIRNRSVSEDLVQDIFIYFWEKRGNLKLETSVKSYLFRASRNKYLNYFRDEKCHHTIEMEVSSKSEIYANSNDNTLDLKQLEEVINTSINNLAPRCREVYLLHKNDDLSYKEIAFKMNLSVKTVENQMTIALKKLREQLAPYYEQIFVLILIAVFVK